The following proteins are encoded in a genomic region of Pan troglodytes isolate AG18354 chromosome 2, NHGRI_mPanTro3-v2.0_pri, whole genome shotgun sequence:
- the PYDC2 gene encoding pyrin domain-containing protein 2 — protein MASSAELDFNLQALLEQLSQDELSKFKSLIRTISLGKELQTVPQTEVDKANGKQLVEIFTSHSCSYSAGMAAIQVFEKMNQTHLSGRADEHCVMPPP, from the coding sequence ATGGCATCTTCTGCAGAGCTGGACTTCAACCTGCAGGCTCTTCTGGAGCAGCTCAGCCAGGATGAGTTGAGCAAGTTCAAGTCTCTGATCAGAACAATCTCCCTGGGAAAGGAGCTACAGACCGTCCCCCAGACAGAGGTAGACAAGGCTAATGGGAAGCAACTGGTAGAAATCTTCACCAGCCACTCCTGCAGCTACTCGGCAGGGATGGCAGCCATCCAGGTCTTTGAAAAGATGAATCAAACGCATCTGTCTGGGAGAGCTGATGAACACTGTGTGATGCCCCCACCTTAA